One region of Methanobrevibacter thaueri genomic DNA includes:
- a CDS encoding MJ0144 family RNA dihydrouridine synthase-like protein: MAGITDADFLNKVIPQGFNVATLGGYSLDEPTIEASKKIIERGRKEFDFPLDEIFTHIENEVNSIKKVHGNVKVSANVRSTTPQPIIEVGNIENLDIVEINCHCRQDEIVAIGCGQEMLNRADLKDFISQVVDNVGSEVSVKIRANVDGIDTLKIASLIEDAGADYLHIDAMKKGVFEADWELLRNICNNVNIKVIGNNSVNSRANLEKMIDTGVDGFSIARSIISGNLDFNITDF; the protein is encoded by the coding sequence ATGGCTGGAATAACTGACGCTGATTTTTTAAATAAGGTTATTCCACAGGGTTTTAATGTAGCTACTTTAGGCGGATATAGTTTGGATGAGCCCACTATTGAAGCCAGTAAGAAAATCATTGAAAGGGGAAGGAAGGAATTCGATTTTCCCTTGGATGAAATCTTTACACACATTGAAAATGAAGTAAATTCAATTAAGAAAGTTCACGGTAATGTAAAAGTTTCAGCGAATGTGCGATCAACAACTCCGCAGCCAATAATTGAAGTTGGGAATATTGAAAATTTGGATATTGTTGAAATTAATTGTCATTGTCGCCAGGATGAAATTGTAGCCATTGGCTGTGGCCAGGAAATGCTGAATCGTGCAGATTTAAAGGATTTTATCTCACAAGTCGTTGATAATGTTGGAAGTGAGGTTTCAGTCAAGATTCGTGCAAATGTTGATGGAATCGATACTTTAAAAATTGCAAGTCTGATTGAAGATGCAGGTGCTGACTACTTACATATTGATGCCATGAAAAAAGGTGTCTTTGAAGCGGACTGGGAACTTTTGCGAAATATTTGTAATAATGTTAATATTAAGGTTATTGGAAATAATTCCGTAAACTCACGTGCAAATCTTGAAAAAATGATTGACACTGGAGTTGATGGATTTTCAATAGCTCGTTCAATCATTTCCGGAAATTTAGATTTTAATATTACTGATTTTTAA